A single genomic interval of Kogia breviceps isolate mKogBre1 chromosome 6, mKogBre1 haplotype 1, whole genome shotgun sequence harbors:
- the SRD5A3 gene encoding polyprenol reductase isoform X2 encodes MAPWAGAELSALNPLRAVWLTLAAAFLLTLLLQLVPSGLLPGCALFQDLIRYGKTKEGGPSRPAACRAFDVPKRYFSHFYIISVLWNGFLLWSLTQSLFVGAPFPNWLHHLLRILGAAQFRVYVIGKNLLMQARWFHILGMMMFIWSSVHQYKCHVILGNLRKNKAGVVIHCNHRIPFGDWFEYVSSPNYLAELMIYISMAVTFGFYNLTWWLVVTYVFFNQALSAFLSHKFYKSKFVSYPKHRKAFLPFLF; translated from the exons ATGGCTCCCTGGGCTGGGGCCGAACTCTCGGCGCTGAATCCGCTGCGTGCCGTGTGGCTCACGCTGGCCGCGGCCTTCCTGCTGACCCTACTGCTGCAGCTCGTGCCGTCCGGCCTGCTTCCGGGCTGCGCGCTCTTCCAGGACCTGATCCGCTATGGAAAAACCAAGGAAGGGGGGCCGTCGCGCCCGGCCGCCTGTCGGGCCTTTGATGTCCCCAAGAG GTATTTTTCTCACTTCTATATCATCTCAGTGCTGTGGAATGGCTTCCTGCTTTGGAGCCTTACTCAGTCTCTGTTTGTGGGAGCACCTTTTCCAAACTGGCTTCATCATTTACTCAGAATTCTTGGGGCTGCGCAATTCCGAG TCTATGTGATAGGGAAAAATCTCTTGATGCAAGCTCGGTGGTTCCATATCCTCGGAATGATGATGTTCATCTGGTCATCTGTCCATCAGTATAAGTGTCATGTCATTCTCGGCAATctcaggaaaaataaagcag gAGTGGTCATTCACTGTAACCACCGAATCCCTTTTGGAGACTGGTTTGAATACGTTTCTTCCCCTAACTACTTGGCAGAGCTGATGATCTACATTTCCATGGCTGTCACCTTTGGTTTCTACAACTTAACTTGGTGGCTTGTGGTAACATACGTCTTCTTCAACCAGGCCCTGTCTGCTTTCCTCAGCCACAAATTCTACAAAAGCAAATTCGTCTCCTACCCGAAGCACAGGAAAGCTTTCCTACCATTTCTGTTTTAA
- the SRD5A3 gene encoding polyprenol reductase isoform X1, with protein MAPWAGAELSALNPLRAVWLTLAAAFLLTLLLQLVPSGLLPGCALFQDLIRYGKTKEGGPSRPAACRAFDVPKRYFSHFYIISVLWNGFLLWSLTQSLFVGAPFPNWLHHLLRILGAAQFRGGELALSAFLVLVFLWLHSLRRLFECFYVSVFSNAMIHVVQYCFGLVYYVLVGLTVLSQVPMDGRNVYVIGKNLLMQARWFHILGMMMFIWSSVHQYKCHVILGNLRKNKAGVVIHCNHRIPFGDWFEYVSSPNYLAELMIYISMAVTFGFYNLTWWLVVTYVFFNQALSAFLSHKFYKSKFVSYPKHRKAFLPFLF; from the exons ATGGCTCCCTGGGCTGGGGCCGAACTCTCGGCGCTGAATCCGCTGCGTGCCGTGTGGCTCACGCTGGCCGCGGCCTTCCTGCTGACCCTACTGCTGCAGCTCGTGCCGTCCGGCCTGCTTCCGGGCTGCGCGCTCTTCCAGGACCTGATCCGCTATGGAAAAACCAAGGAAGGGGGGCCGTCGCGCCCGGCCGCCTGTCGGGCCTTTGATGTCCCCAAGAG GTATTTTTCTCACTTCTATATCATCTCAGTGCTGTGGAATGGCTTCCTGCTTTGGAGCCTTACTCAGTCTCTGTTTGTGGGAGCACCTTTTCCAAACTGGCTTCATCATTTACTCAGAATTCTTGGGGCTGCGCAATTCCGAG GGGGTGAGCTCGCGCTGTCTGCGTTCTTAGTACTAGTGTTTCTGTGGCTACACAGCCTACGAAGACTCTTCGAGTGCTTCTATGTCAGTGTCTTCTCCAATGCCATGATTCACGTCGTGCAGTACTGTTTTGGACTTGTCTACTATGTCCTTGTTGGCCTAACTGTGTTGAGCCAAGTGCCAATGGACGGCAGGAATG TCTATGTGATAGGGAAAAATCTCTTGATGCAAGCTCGGTGGTTCCATATCCTCGGAATGATGATGTTCATCTGGTCATCTGTCCATCAGTATAAGTGTCATGTCATTCTCGGCAATctcaggaaaaataaagcag gAGTGGTCATTCACTGTAACCACCGAATCCCTTTTGGAGACTGGTTTGAATACGTTTCTTCCCCTAACTACTTGGCAGAGCTGATGATCTACATTTCCATGGCTGTCACCTTTGGTTTCTACAACTTAACTTGGTGGCTTGTGGTAACATACGTCTTCTTCAACCAGGCCCTGTCTGCTTTCCTCAGCCACAAATTCTACAAAAGCAAATTCGTCTCCTACCCGAAGCACAGGAAAGCTTTCCTACCATTTCTGTTTTAA